The following coding sequences lie in one Heyndrickxia oleronia genomic window:
- a CDS encoding aldo/keto reductase: MSKSIPEITLNDGLVLPTIGFGTYKLNGNEGANAIKSAIDVGYRLIDSAYNYENEGTVGEAVRRSSVPRQELIITSKLPGRYHTYDKAVTTIQESLYRANLDYYDLYLIHWPNPKQDHYVEAWQALIDAKKWGFIRSIGVCNFLPEHIERLEKETGVLPSINQIELHPFFNQESQRTFHQEKNIITESWSPIARANLLLENETIKQIAEQHNKTVSQVILRWHVQLGAIPIPKSASPIRQLENISIFDFSLDDAEMKRINELTQPDGRMKNQDPATYEEF, from the coding sequence ATGAGTAAATCCATTCCAGAGATAACTCTTAATGATGGGCTCGTTTTGCCAACTATCGGTTTTGGTACATACAAACTGAATGGAAATGAAGGGGCTAATGCAATAAAGAGCGCCATTGATGTAGGTTATCGTCTTATTGATTCCGCTTATAATTATGAAAATGAAGGAACCGTTGGAGAGGCCGTTCGACGCAGTTCAGTTCCAAGGCAGGAATTGATTATTACATCCAAATTACCAGGTCGCTATCATACATATGATAAAGCCGTTACAACGATTCAAGAATCATTATACCGAGCAAATTTAGACTATTATGATTTGTATTTAATCCATTGGCCTAATCCAAAACAAGATCATTATGTAGAAGCTTGGCAAGCATTAATTGATGCAAAAAAATGGGGATTCATTCGTTCTATCGGTGTTTGCAATTTCTTACCTGAACATATAGAACGGTTGGAAAAGGAAACTGGGGTATTACCAAGCATTAACCAAATTGAATTACATCCTTTCTTCAATCAGGAATCACAAAGAACATTCCATCAAGAAAAAAACATTATAACAGAATCCTGGAGCCCAATCGCTCGAGCAAACCTACTACTAGAAAATGAAACGATTAAACAGATTGCTGAGCAGCATAATAAAACTGTTTCCCAAGTGATATTACGCTGGCATGTTCAGCTAGGAGCGATTCCAATCCCTAAATCCGCATCTCCAATACGTCAACTTGAAAATATCTCAATCTTTGACTTTTCACTAGATGATGCAGAAATGAAACGAATTAATGAACTGACACAACCGGATGGTAGAATGAAAAATCAAGACCCTGCAACGTATGAGGAGTTTTAA
- a CDS encoding malate synthase G, protein MNDFVKVGNLQVARILYEFINAEALPGSKVNQEQFWNGLETLIKDLSPKNRALLAQRDDLQNKINAWHRENQEFDFHKYQSFLQEIGYLEPEVEDFNILTEQVDEEVAIQAGPQLVVPVDNARYALNAANARWGSLYDALYGTDAISEEAGAQQEGSYNPIRGEKVIQFAREFLDQVVPLKGASHSEATKYFIADGKLTILLRNGQMTSLQDESKCIGYKGTTEEPSTILLKNNKLHLEIQIDPTHPIGQTDQAGIKDILLESALTTIMDCEDSVAAVDAEDKVLVYRNWLGLMKGDLSATFKKGDQIITRTLNSDRLYTSLTGEEVRLKGRSLMFVRNVGHLMTSNMILDQDANEVPEGILDAVFTSLLAKHSLLGNGAYQNSTKGSIYIVKPKMHGSQEVAFSNELFDRVEDLLGLKRNTLKIGVMDEERRTSLNLKACIRQVKDRIVFINTGFLDRTGDEIHTSMEMGPMIRKNHMKSAKWLQAYEKSNVMVGLASGFKGHAQIGKGMWAMPDLMADMLKQKIGHVKAGANTAWVPSPTAATLHVLHYHQVDVTEVQEKLEKESVDLLRDILAIPAASQIDWEPEEIQQELDNNAQGILGYVVRWVEQGIGCSKVPDIHNVALMEDRATLRISSQHIANWLHHGICTEDQVRETFQRMAKIVDEQNAGDSNYRPMSEDYSNSIAFQAACDLVFKGYDQPNGYTEPILHRRRLEAKAKFAVKQ, encoded by the coding sequence ATGAATGATTTTGTAAAAGTAGGTAATCTTCAAGTAGCCCGAATTCTCTATGAATTTATTAATGCCGAAGCTTTACCAGGTAGCAAGGTGAATCAGGAGCAATTTTGGAATGGATTAGAAACCTTAATAAAAGATTTATCTCCGAAAAATAGAGCATTATTGGCTCAACGTGATGATTTACAAAATAAAATAAATGCTTGGCACCGTGAAAATCAGGAGTTTGATTTTCATAAATACCAATCATTTTTGCAGGAAATCGGCTACTTAGAGCCTGAGGTCGAGGATTTTAACATATTAACTGAACAAGTCGATGAAGAGGTGGCCATTCAAGCAGGACCACAGCTTGTCGTTCCTGTTGATAATGCACGCTATGCATTAAATGCTGCAAATGCTCGGTGGGGAAGCCTGTATGACGCGCTTTATGGGACTGATGCGATAAGTGAGGAAGCGGGAGCTCAACAGGAAGGAAGCTATAACCCGATTCGCGGGGAAAAGGTCATTCAATTTGCTAGAGAATTTTTGGATCAAGTCGTTCCATTAAAAGGAGCTTCACATAGTGAAGCAACGAAATATTTTATTGCTGATGGGAAACTAACGATTTTACTTAGAAATGGGCAAATGACAAGTCTCCAAGATGAGTCTAAATGTATTGGCTATAAAGGAACAACGGAGGAGCCATCCACTATTTTATTAAAAAATAATAAACTCCATTTAGAAATTCAAATTGACCCTACTCATCCAATTGGTCAAACCGATCAAGCGGGTATTAAAGATATTCTATTAGAATCAGCATTAACGACGATTATGGATTGTGAGGATTCAGTTGCTGCAGTAGATGCTGAGGATAAGGTACTCGTTTACCGTAATTGGCTTGGACTTATGAAGGGAGATTTGAGTGCTACGTTTAAAAAAGGAGACCAAATAATCACCAGAACTCTAAATAGTGATCGACTATATACTTCGCTTACTGGAGAAGAGGTGCGTTTAAAGGGTCGTTCTCTCATGTTTGTACGAAATGTAGGACATTTAATGACCAGTAATATGATACTAGACCAAGATGCCAACGAAGTTCCTGAAGGAATATTGGATGCCGTGTTTACTAGTTTACTAGCCAAACATTCTCTACTTGGAAACGGTGCCTATCAAAATTCCACGAAGGGATCGATTTATATCGTCAAGCCCAAGATGCATGGATCACAAGAGGTAGCATTTAGTAATGAACTTTTTGATCGCGTGGAAGACTTGCTTGGGTTAAAACGAAACACGTTAAAAATTGGGGTGATGGATGAGGAACGACGTACATCATTAAACTTGAAGGCATGCATTCGACAGGTGAAGGATCGAATTGTATTCATTAATACGGGGTTCTTGGACCGGACAGGAGATGAAATTCATACTTCGATGGAAATGGGTCCAATGATTCGGAAAAATCATATGAAATCAGCGAAATGGCTCCAGGCGTATGAGAAATCAAATGTCATGGTAGGTCTAGCAAGTGGATTCAAGGGTCATGCACAAATTGGTAAAGGGATGTGGGCGATGCCAGATTTAATGGCCGATATGTTAAAGCAAAAAATTGGTCATGTCAAAGCAGGGGCTAATACAGCTTGGGTGCCTTCACCAACAGCTGCCACTTTGCATGTTCTTCACTACCATCAAGTGGATGTGACAGAGGTACAGGAAAAGCTGGAAAAAGAAAGCGTGGATTTACTGAGGGATATTCTCGCGATTCCTGCAGCCAGTCAGATTGATTGGGAGCCTGAAGAGATTCAGCAAGAATTAGATAATAATGCACAAGGCATTCTTGGCTATGTTGTTCGCTGGGTGGAACAAGGTATCGGCTGTTCGAAAGTCCCTGATATTCATAATGTTGCTTTAATGGAGGATCGGGCCACTTTACGAATTTCGAGTCAGCATATCGCGAATTGGCTCCATCATGGAATATGTACGGAGGATCAAGTACGGGAAACATTCCAACGGATGGCCAAAATAGTCGATGAGCAAAATGCGGGAGATTCTAATTACCGACCGATGTCAGAGGATTACTCTAATTCTATTGCTTTTCAAGCTGCCTGTGACCTAGTCTTCAAAGGCTATGATCAACCAAATGGATATACCGAACCAATCTTACATCGTCGCCGTTTAGAGGCAAAGGCAAAATTTGCTGTTAAACAATAA
- a CDS encoding fumarylacetoacetate hydrolase family protein: MKFTRFQVDSTIYTGVIIEGVVKEITGDIFGDWKHTGLEFLENEVKLLAPIEPNQIIGIGANYVSKVEDLPSELPDIPVFFFKPTSSVIGTEESIVIPEGIDQVKFEAELAIIIGKEAKNIPEAEVLNYVFGYTIANDVTAPQYFHQDGHWTIGKSFDTFTPLGPVIETELNPFQVHVEASLNHIEKQNSPTELMIIPIRKMISYLTTVMTLKPGDVILTGSPVGAEFVGEGDVIECEIKGIGRLRNRLATAKILT, from the coding sequence TTGAAATTTACTAGATTTCAAGTGGATTCTACCATTTATACTGGAGTAATTATCGAAGGAGTCGTTAAGGAAATAACGGGGGATATATTTGGGGATTGGAAGCATACGGGTTTGGAATTTCTAGAAAATGAAGTGAAATTATTGGCTCCCATAGAGCCGAACCAAATTATTGGAATCGGAGCAAATTATGTTTCCAAGGTAGAAGATTTACCAAGTGAACTACCAGACATTCCTGTATTTTTCTTTAAACCTACTTCATCCGTTATCGGAACGGAGGAAAGCATTGTCATTCCTGAAGGGATTGACCAAGTGAAATTTGAAGCGGAATTAGCGATTATTATTGGGAAGGAAGCAAAAAATATCCCTGAAGCTGAAGTGCTAAATTATGTATTTGGCTATACTATTGCCAATGATGTAACTGCCCCACAATATTTCCATCAAGATGGCCATTGGACAATCGGTAAATCATTTGACACATTCACACCTTTAGGACCGGTTATTGAAACTGAACTGAACCCGTTTCAGGTTCATGTTGAAGCAAGCCTAAACCATATAGAAAAGCAAAATAGCCCAACTGAATTAATGATCATACCGATTCGCAAAATGATTTCCTATCTTACAACAGTCATGACTCTTAAACCAGGTGACGTGATATTAACAGGAAGCCCTGTCGGCGCAGAGTTTGTAGGAGAAGGAGATGTTATTGAGTGTGAAATAAAAGGGATTGGTAGACTTCGAAATAGGTTGGCTACGGCAAAAATATTGACCTGA